The nucleotide sequence AACCAACTTCCCGTAAGGTATGTTCGTCACTTAGTCGACACCCACTTTTTTGAAGACTATGCCGAACTCGAACAGATGAAAACAGAGATCCAAGTCGCCCTAGAAAAATCCCGCGCATTCCTCAAGGCGAACCTTAAAAAAGACGAAGAATAAACAGACGAGCCCATCGATTGTCACTTTGATAGCAACAATGGGCTCTTTGTTATTTGTTTGCCCCAATGGCAACGTAAAGCGCCCACCTTTCCGCTTATCATCCGCAACTTCCCTCCTCATCGCTAACTTTTTTGTTTTGAGCTATTTTAAAGAAAAAGCAAAAGATACTCTCACCACGGAGTACACGGAGGTAAAGATGGAGGTAAATCTACTTTGAACAGGGTTACATTTTCTGGTTTGGCTTTAGGCTGAGCTGGTATTGGGTGGGGTGTTTGAAGGCCGAACTTTCATTGTTATCTATCGCTTACAGCGTGCTTATGTGCAGATACTTCTGTGACACGACACGAGTATATCCCTATAGTCTCGGCCGTGACATCCATGTCACGGACGGTCACAGCCGCACCTACACCCGCTTATCAATCTCTTCGATTTAGCCTTCTAGTAGTGCGTATCGATCCAGAATAGCGTAATTAGCTACAAGCCCTTTGTTTCTCTAGTCTCTCGCTCATAAACTCAGTTACCAGAAGTAACTATTCGCCTTGCATCTCCCCTTGCAACCCCGACGAAACTGTCTTCCTCGTATTCCATTTCAAATTCACTAACGCTTCCAATGATACATCCTGCACCTCGAAAGCTAAGCTCGCATCCATGCGAGCTTTACGCAATTTGAAACTCTATACTTCGGCAATTTCCAACGGGGAGTCTTGTAACCTGCTGCAGCATTTGGCTTCTCGTCATTTTAGGGTGATGGATGAATTGCTTTGCTAGATGCCTTGCCTTTGCACCATTTTCCGCTTTGGTTCTTCCTCTTAAATTCACACATTGCATCCCAACGACCGCTAATCCCACTGTATTGACGACGAAACTCTTGGGTTGAGGTTAACCAAGCATCAGATGAAATACCAAGCTCACAAAGTAGTTTGGGACGGCTTGAACCAATAAAGCCTTTCTTATCATGTCTAATAGCTCTACCTGTCCAATCAATGAGTTGTAGGTAATCAGAAAAGTGAAATGGAATACCGGATTGTGTTGCCTGGTGAGTTGCACCATCAAATTCAGCAAGGGGTTTTAATGGCATTACAGTGATGGATTCTGCTTTATCATCTGCTGTTGTTATAGATTTTGCTTGAGTATCTCGCACCACGCTAAACTCTACATTTAGCTCGCCAATACGCTCTTGAACCGAAGTAAAATCAGAGTCTTGCAGCGAGTCTGCAATACCCGCTCTGATAGGGTTTAAATCCACATACATCATACATGCAAGGACTGCTTGTTCATCGAGCAGAGCTTGTGACTTGAAACGTCCCTCCCAGAAAGCACCTTTACACTCATCTTCACGATTAGCTTTTCGTGCAACCTCCTCATTGAGACAGCACACCTCTTCATTAAATCAAGGGCAACTAATACTAGATAAGCGTTCCTGCCACTCTGCGATAAGTCCATCCAGCAGTATCAGC is from Shewanella sp. MTB7 and encodes:
- a CDS encoding late competence development ComFB family protein; amino-acid sequence: MQLEIRNYYEVLLMELISDEGLFDELPEEFLSDLCCVTLNQLPVRYVRHLVDTHFFEDYAELEQMKTEIQVALEKSRAFLKANLKKDEE